TGTGTCCTGATGGAGTTTGTGCTGTTCCCGCTGAGAGGCCTGTTCCTGTGCCACAGGTTCCGGTCACACTGGCCCCCAGCTTGTGCCGGTATTGGCACTGGCCGCGGTCCTGGCAGGAATCTAGTGCTTCCCTGGCCGCTCAGATGGGCTGGAGTGGGGGATGGGAGGAGGATGGAGGATCTGAAAGACGGTGAGGATGGTCTCGGTTGATCCTAGgggaggaggagtggggaggaggaggagtgtcAGGAGGAGCCATGATTCTGAGCAGCCACCAAGGGAGCTCACCCGGGAGCCTCCAGGAATTCTGAGAAGGACTGTCCAGCCGCTCTGAGGTCTCGGCTGAAGTTAGACATTAGGAATATGTCATGTGTCCTGTGCGCGCCATGTCAGTGCTAGCCAGGCTTCTGGGGCTTTCTTTAGCAAAGTCACCAACGTATCTAGGATCACCAAGGCTCCAAGAGATCCAAGCTGCTCAGCACAGTGACCGGCACCtgcgtggtggttggaagaacacACACATCTGTGAACGATGAGATTTGGGTGTCCTAATAGAGTGGATGTGCCTCGGTGCTCAGCTGTGAGCTGGCAGGTGTCTTTGGACCCAGATTTAGTGCAGGAAAAGGAAGGAGCCTGTGCTTGGCTTAGGACAGTGCAGAAATGTTCCTGCGCTCAGAAATGAAGGTCAGAGGAACCACGAATCAGCATGCACTAGAAAAAGGGGACGTTTGATGTGAACATGCTGCAAGTGATTGGTAAATATTTCTTGATGCCTGTCCTTTGCTACAGAATTTAAAGGACTAAAAGAGATCCTTGCCTTGGGTAGGAAGGAAGTGGGAGAAGGAACTAGAATGGAACATTAATgggtcagaaagtgagataaagaTTTATGGAACTTCTGAGTTCTAAGATTTAGAAAGCTAGAAACATTTAAAATAGCCCCAAAATTATGAAATGCTTTGGTAAAATTAAAATTCAAGACTTGCATGTGGAAGACTAGAAGTCATTGAGACAGGAGAAGCGAATGAATGAAGAGCTAAACTGTCCATCGGGTAGAAGGCTCAATATTTGCTAAGGTGTCTGTTTCTCCTCAAACAGTGCCAGTCAATGAAGTTTCAATAGAAAGCccagcaggtgtgtgtgtgtgcgagtGGGTATAGAAATCAATAACCCGGTTGTAAAATTTAAACTAAAGTAACTAGAATAGTCAAAACCATTTTGGAGGACCACAACCTGATTTCAAGTTTTACGATAAATTACAATAGGCAGTCTCAACAGCGAGATATTGGTAAAGAGACGGATGTGTAGGTCAGTGGAACTCAACTGCCAATTAAGAAATAGACCTCTGCCAGGCCTGGTGGTGTAgggctataatcccagcagctctgaaggctgaggcaggaggatcacaagttcaaagccagtctcagcaaaattgaggcactATGCaagtcagtgagattctgtctctaaataaaatacaaaatagggctggggatgtgactcagtggttgaatgcccctcagttcaatctctagtaaccCCTCCCACCAAGAAATAGACCTCCATGCCAACTGATTTTCAATAGAGACACTAAGGCAATCCAATGGAGAAAGGAcagttttcttaaaaatatttctagagATGAACACAATaaccttatttcattttttaaaaatttggtgctgaggattgaacccagtgcttcacacattttaggcaagtgctctatcactgagccacaaccccagcttgttgagagccacagccaaagcggccccagcaaacttccagctgattggttcctctgcggtgatgctcattgggctgtttcccgctctttcagaccacggaactgctcactgggggactcttttggctctgcccatgtgacccagccaatcagcctcaagagcgggAGGAGTGGGGGGTGAGAGGCTCACCCGAAGCTGGTGgcagcagttgggctctgagggaattcctgaagagcttgtGTAGTGCagcgtgtgttctaaaaataaagttcgtttctgcttgacaagtggctcgtgaattgtgcccagccagactgcagcaccagcccaagacagtcttcTTGACAAGTGACACTGGTACAATCCACACGCCCAAACATCTCTTTCTGATTATATTTTACACCACATGTAACAATCAACTAAAAAATGGAGCCTAGACCAAAATGTAAAATCCCAAATGGCAAAACTTTTAATGGAAAATACAGGAGAAAGTTCTGGTCACTTAGAGGTGGGCAAAATTTCTtactagaacacacacacacaaatatgatgcataaaattaacaaaatcaaTAAATTGTACTCATTAACATTAAAATTGTCTATTCATTTGAAAGACACTgctacagaagaaagaaattttcagACTAGAAGAAAGTATCTGCAAATTACATATCCAATAAAGGACTGgtatccagaatataaaaaattttcaaaacttaataatggtaataataaataataaatagacAAAAGATTTGAACTAAAAATACTTTACCAAAGATATACAGATGACAATGAAAAGATGCTCCACATCACTAgacattaggaaaatgcaaattaaatccaTAATGAGATATcaccataaatatataaaaaggctttttaaaaaatctgtcgggactgggggatgtagctcagtgcttatctagcatgtgtgaggccctgggttcaatcccaagcattgaagggggggtgtggggggtgctggagggagggaggagggggaggggaggaggaggggagggggagggggagcggGATGAGGGGGGagttgggggggagggggggaaatTCTGACAATATCAGGTGTTGGGAAGCTTCTTGGAAGAAACTGGCCTTTATAGAGATAGCTATTCACTTACGTATGGCCTGGCACTCCCACTCCTAGGACTTTAcccaaagaaatggaaaatatgtCCACACAAAAGATAAATACCTGCATGCTCATCTATATGAGGGTGTGTACCCACGAAGGCTTAGatacataaatgtttataaacaTGAAAGTCACGGCTTTTTTTCACAATTTTCCCAAACTGGAAACAAACCAAATGTCCATCAGTCAGTAAATGGCTGAAGTCCCTGTGGTCCAGCCATCCAACAAAATACTGTTctgcaataaaaagaaatgaatggcTGAGAAACACAGCTTCTCACATGTCGAGTGCATTGTGCTGTGTGAAGGAGACAGACTCAAAAGGCTACATGTGACTCCACGCAGACGGCACTCTAGAAGGGCAGGAGGCTGCAGGGACAGAAGTCAACGGGGTAGTTGCCAGGGCCTAAAGTCGGAGAGGAGGAGGTTGGCTAAGTTTGGGCTATGGAAGGCTTCTCCACTACAGTGTTAGTTACGGCCTTGGTGACCGGGTGGTTGTTGCACAGATGTAGGAGGTTGTCAAAATTCATAGAACCGGATGCCCCAAAAGGacaagttgtgtttttttttaacaaataaatTATTCACCAATAAACCTGATGAAGAAAAAACTCCAGAAGGGTGCAAATAGAGGAAGCCAGTGACCCTGAGCCTTCAGGTTAAGGGTAGGCAGTTGAACTCCCATCTCCAACTACACTTCCTGTTCTCACGGCCAGGCCACAACAGATCTgagtaaatacatgaataaagaacaaataagccaggcgtggtggtgcacacctgtaatcccagcagctcgggaggctgaggcaggaggatggtgagttcaaagccagccacagcaacttagcaaggccctagcaattcagtgagaccctgtctttatataaaacacaaaaaagggttggggatgtggctcagtggttaagggtccctgagttcaatcccagtaccaaaaaacaaaccaaaaaaaaaaaaaaaaaaggaagaatagaTGCGTGTCCACCAGAGACTAGAGCCTGATCTTGTGCAGTCTCCACAGTGCCCAGCCTCTCCCACCATGACTCCCAACACGACTTAATTCCTGCCCCTGGGAATTGCTTCAAGCCTCCCCCAACCCCATCCCAGGCTCAGGGACACTTCATACCTTTGTGCCATTGCACATGTGAGTCCTTGTGCCTGGGTCACTCTTTGGGGGAACCTGTGGGAAAACACCGGTACCCAAGGACTCAGGGAAGTGCCAAGTCCTACTCTGTCCCACTGGATGGTCAGGATTTCACATCCTGCCCTGTGCATAGAATAAATGCTGGAGCATGTCACGCAGAAAACACCCACTGGTCAAAGGAGGCCATGCTGGAGGACATTTCAGATGAGGGAGAAAGGCCTTCCTCTTGGGGACAACCCATTTTCCCTTTCTCCTGCTAACCAGGTAGTAGTCACGGTGAGTACTCATGCTGTGCTTCCTGAGCCTTGTTCAAAAGCCCTTTACTTGTAGGAATCCATGTCACCCTCCGACAGCGCCATATATTATCATCATGTTCATTTACGGATACTGGGACGGAGGCATGGAGGGGTTCCGGGTGTGTGGTCACAGACACCAGGAGCAAGGAAGGGCAGACGTGGAGAAGGAAGTCTGGGTCCATGTTCACAGAGGCTACCACACTCTGGGGTGCCAGCCCGGGGGAAGGACTAGAAGGGCTGAATGTGAGTCATGTCCTCCCAGAGGAGCAGCTGTCCTCTGTCCTTAGGGAGGCCAGCACCGGCAGATGGCTGGCATGCAGCTGTGGGCAGAGTGACCACCCGGCTAGGTCCAGCCAGGATTCTGACTGAGCGGCCCCAGCCCTGTAGGGTCACGGGGGCTGGCACTGGCCTGTGGCGGCTGACCTCTCAGAGGTCTGGGATCCCGGGCCTCCTCCAGCTGGGCTGCAGTGCgggctcctcctctccctccctcccacgcAGCCCCTCCTTGAATCACGAAGCCAGACCCCAGCCCTGGTGTTGCTCAATGGCCAGGAGCCCAGTTTCCTGTGCGCAGCGCCTGACGTGTGGGTCCCTCTCTTTTCTGCAGTTCAAGAGAAAGACAAGATCTTGCACAAGGCACATCAGCCCTTGGCCAGGGTGGGAGGCATGGAGCCTCTCTGGCTGCTCATCCTGCTCTTTGTCACAGGTAGGTCCCCCcattccttctttccctccccttCCTTGAACATATGACTAGGTGGAGACCGGGAGCTGGCACTGGGCTGAACTATGAGGGAGATGGAAGTCCTTGCCTCGCCCAAGTGACCTGTTCCGCACAGCGTCCCCACCCGCCGGGGGGTCTTCGTGCCTGCCCCTCCCCCCCGGGATCCAAACCCACATGGGCCCACCTTGGTGGGATGGAGGCTGAAGGGGCTTCTGGCCCCCAGACATACGGGAAGGAGAAAATGCTGATGGTGGCTTCTGAGGCACTGGCTGGCAGTCGGGGGAAGTTTGGGGGGCACTGGTAGGAGCCCCTAAAATTATGAACCACTTAAGCACAAGACCAGCTTCCAGGGAGTggcagggagagagggaaggaaggaggaaaggccCAGAACTGTAACCTGCATCTGGGAGAGGACCCTCTCACCCTTGGAAGGTCCCCTTGGCCTCAGCTCTTGATGGGAGGTATGGAATGAGGGTTTTGGCCACCGAGTTGGGGGCACTGACACCCCCAATTCTTGCACATGATGGCCTCTTCCATTGGGGAATGGTACTTCTCGCCCCCCAAGGCAGTAGGAAACCTGGGTTGAGGAGAGGTGATGGAGTCTGTTCCCGCAGCTCCTGGTGGACGgcaagggggaaggaggtgcgtgGTGGCCCCTGGTGGCCTGGCTGGAGGCAGAGGGATGGATGAAAGGGGATGCGTTGGGGGGCCACTGTGCATTGGTGTCTCTGGTTCCAAAAAAGGCAGGTCGTCAGCTTCTTGGTCTGACCTTTCCAGTTTCTGTCAGAATAATGGCTGGAGACGGGGGGTGGGCAGGAAAGAGGCCCAGGCAGGTGACTCCCTGGTAGCCCCTGCCTGGCAAGAAGCGGGGTCTCCAGTCTGTCTCCTCCACCCCAAAGAGGGTGCCCAAAATAGCAGCCTCATGCCTCTCCCAAAATAGTTCTGAAACAAGTCCTTCCTGAAAGGGGAACAAAGCCACAGAAATAGGGAAGCTGGAGGCTCAAGGTCAGGAGAGAGGAGACTGTGGAGCAGTATCAGTGTGGGTGCCACAGATCAGGCAGGCGCGTTCCCAGCCCACTGGgaaccagccccagccctgagggGCCAGCGGCCCTGCTGTCTTGAAATGAAGACAGGACAGGAGGGGTCCTAGTCCCCTAAGACAGGAAGAAGATATGCAGAAGAGAACTGGAGGGGTTTTAAAACCCTGTGTTTCTGGAAAGAGGCCCAGAGAGGGCCAGTTTCCTTTCTAAAGATGCCCAGCAAGTCAAAAAGTGAGAAAACCAGCCTCAGGACCTAGGTTTCCCGGTTCCCAAATTCCCACAAAAACATGCCTGGGCTGTGCCAGGTACCTGTTTCTTCCTCCCCATTTGCACAAGCTCCTTACGGACAGAATTTTTGTCCATTTGGTTCGCTGCACATAgcaggtgttcaataaatatttggtaaATCAATGGAGGAGTCAACGAATGTCTCCTCTGCAGAGTCAGGCGGAGCCCCCAACACCACAGTGCTCCAGGGCGTGGTGGGCCAGTCCCTGCAGGTCTCCTGCCCCTATGACTCCACCAAGCACTGGGGGCGGCGCAAGGCCTGGTGCCGTCAGCTGGACCAGGAGGGCCCGTGCCAGCGCGTTGTCAGCACGCACAGCCTGTGGCTGCTGGCCTTCCTCAAGAAGTGGAATGGGAGCACGGCCATCACGGACGATGCCCTGGGCGGCACCCTCACCATCACCCTGCGGAATCTTCAAGACCACGATGCTGGCCTCTACCAGTGCCAGAGCCTCCGTGGCAGTGAGGCCGACACGCTCCGGAAGGTGCTGGTGCAGGTGCTGGCAGGTGAGTGAGTGGCTGTTGGGGCCAGGCCTCATGTTTTGGGCATCTGTGTTCAGGACCATAGGGTCCCTGGGAAAATCCACAGTGTGGGTCCCATGGACGGTTTTGCAGGCTGCTTACTGTGCAAGGGAGCCAAGTCCAGCAGGGACTCCTCTTGTGCCCTGGTGCAGGGCTGTGTTACCTGTAGGCGGGGCATCTCTCTCTAATTTGCGTTGATTTGTCGGAGTTAGCCTTGGCCCTACTTTCTCAAATTGCTTCACCCATTTGACATCTGATTAGCATGTGAACACCTACAGGTGGTCCTTAAGGGGCAGCAGATTAATTTACTCACTTGCTCACTCAGCCAAGGAACTTATCAATGTAGATGAAGTTTTCTGGTGCAGAAAAATAACCCTCAAAGGAATGCTTGCTGGGGAATGTGCTTCACTTCTCAGGTTTTCCATTTCCCCATCCTGAAGTGGAAATGATGGGGCTGGcagggtagctcagtggtcaaaagcttgcttagcatgtgagaggcccctggttttttccccagtactgctaaaaaaaaggggggggggatggTTTAAATGGACATGATGGCGGTTGTCCTGGTGACCCCAGGGGGTGACACCGGAGGAGGAGAGACACCCTTGAGCTTTGCACAGGGACCACCCTTCTGCCTGTCTCTAGCAGATAGCTGTCTCCCAAAGAAGGGCAAAGATCCCTTCTGATTTTCCTCTTTTCCAGTGACTCCCGATATGGCCCTTTATCATCAACGAGGGTCAAACGTATTTCTTAAGGAGGGGCGATTGCCAGCCCTGGACACAAATCCCCCTCTCTTCCATGGAGTCGGGGCACAGAGACGTGCATTTCCAGCCCTGTCAGGGTCTAAGGCTCAGTCCACTCCCAAGAGGATGGCAGGAAATGATATAGTAATAGTAACCCGTTGCTTGTGTAGACAGCCCGACAATTTAAACCCATCCATGATTCCAtttggatggagggagggagggatgtgTGATGGAGAGAGGGATGGCAGCCCCTGAGTGCCTGTGTGACACTAGACACGCAGAGCGGCTCCTGCTGACTCCTGCAGGGAGGAGGTGTTCCTAACAGCCCCGCTGTACAGGTGAGGAAATTGAAATTCAGAGAGGTTCTCGACTGGATCCGTGCAGAACAGGAACTCCCAGGGCCTCACTGACCCCACCTGGGTTCTCCCCACCAAGGCAGTTGGCCCGAAGGAGGGCAGAGCTGCAAAGTGACAGCTCTGTCTCCCGCAGACCCCCAGGATCACCAGGACACGGAAGACCTCTGGGTCCCTGAGGAGTCTGGGAGCTTCGAGGCAGTGCCTGTGGAGCACAGCATCTCCAGGTACAGTGAGCAGACCTGGCATACTCCCGCGCTGCAGAGCCCACGCCGGGTAGGGACGGAGGTCCCAGGACCGCGGATTCCAGGACAATTAGATCAGGAAAGGTCCTGTTTCCCAGGTCCTGTTTACACCCTGCCCGTCAGCTGGCATGTCTGGCGTGACGGTCCCAATGACAGGAGACTGAAATCCTTCTGTCACACTTTGGCTCTCCGATGCCTGACTGGGgagccccccacccctcccctggcAGCCCAGGACCCCATGCCTCAGCCACAGCGAGAGTCGCAACACCAGTCCCAGACTCCTGGGTCCCCGTCCCTTTGGTAGAACCAGAATCTCTTCTGACGGGTCCATGGCTGAGTGTCGGTGTTTAAATGCTCATGTAACCACTGAGTGCATGCGCgtgtgcacacactcacacaccttAGGAGACCACGTGCACAGCAGACAGCTGCTCTGCCAGGGAGGGAGGGTGGTGTGCAGGCCCTGCCAGCCCCACCCAGGATGTGCTGGGCAGGGTGCTTTCCCCAATCCTCTGGGGAGACTCCAGCTTCCAGGCCACCTCGAGGTTCCCAAGtgtcctccttctctttctcaagGGAGACCCCTTTTCCACCTACTTCcgtcctcctcctcctggccTTCATCTTTCTCAGCAAGCTGCTGACTGCCGGCGCTCTCTGGGTGGCAGCCTGGCGATGCCAGAAGCTGAGGAGCTTTCCAGCCAGCGGGCAGGGCTGTGGCTACGACCCAGGGCACCGGCTCCAGACGCTGACAGGTGGGCTGGGGAGCCTGGCCACGGCTGGGGGGCAGCAGGGCGGGAGGGCTGAGCACCGTCCTTGCAGGCCCCGCGGACACATGAGAGGAGAGGACCCCAGATGGGAGAAGCTGGGGAGAGGCCGTCCAGGGGCCACCCCAGCCTGCGCGCTCGAGACTCCTGATTCTGCCCCAGCAAGACATCACTCAGCCTGCACCCTGCTTGTTCTGGGGCCCAGAAGGagggccgtgtgtgtgtgtgtgtgtgtgtgtgtgtgtgtgtgtgtgtgtgtctgtgtgtgtgggggggggggggatgtgtGTGGGGGATGTGTTTTGGGAGGCAGGTCACTTCTCAACTCCTGGGCTTTGGACATTAAACACTCTCAGAAGTCAATCCACGACTGTCCTGTTTTACTGGATTTGGGCCTTCCAGAAGGtcttctcttttgcttcctggctagggttagggttagggttagggttagggttagggttagggttagatgaaGGAAAGCTAAAGGATCTCACTGCTTGGGGCCTGGGGTCCAGAGGTACCATGTCCCTCTATTCTCCAAGGCTCCGATCTGGTcaaccttttcctttttctcttcccttccctAGATTCAGGCACCAAGTCAGGCCCCCTTCTCCTGTCACCCTCTGTGCtcattccctccctctccctctctcttccccctctccctctctctctctctcctttccctccccctctctctccctgtctctccctcccccactcctctccctcctccctctttcatcccctctccctcccccacctttctctccctttccttccctctctcctctccctccctcctctctcccctttcCTTCCCCCTGCTTCCTGGGACTATTGCCAgctgttaggtgcaggacaggctgaatcaatgttagctgcaggatgacccAGGCACTGAAACCCCctctgtctggtcctttatcacctgtttgtgtcaagtctgaacactcaactccactcaaggctgaacactcatcCCCACCGTTCTGGTGCAAGGGAAACCCTCATCTAGTCCCTGCCCCGAgtgcctgaaggcagaagatgacaccaCTGTGTGATCCAATCACTGCTTGCCAACAAGGCAGCCTGCAGatcagagaccccattagatttgggctataaaagctCCCTCCTGCCAgcccctctctcttgcttttgctctttcttctcttgctttcactatccctctcactctctcctctcctcttctctctctctctctctctctctctctctctctctctctctctctctttgctctcccccctctttcttctctctttccccgctctttctctctcactctttttctcctctgttgaactgctgcaataaagacctCTTGGTGGCTCAGAgttttgtggtcactttcctttcaccaGCCTCATCCCAGCCCCAGGCGCCCCTCCACCAGCCCCACCACGGCTCCTGCCCCCAAGGCCCTGCACCTGACTCATCCTTTCACCCCCTGAAGTTTGCATCCACCAGGCTACTTCCCTCCAGAGAAGGGACGAGGGCTGGGTCACAGTGCAGCCTatcagagctggagatgtggtccAAGCCCCtcatcatattaaaaagaaaccAAGGCTCCAAGAGGGACGGGGCTTCCCTGGGTTCCCCAGTATTGCCTCGGGATccaaagttcatttggccctcaaGGGACCCTTCCCTCTGCTCAGTCCCACTCATTCATCCTTTAATTTATTCAGAACACCTTGGCGTCTGGTGGTCTATGCCAGGAACCATCCTGAGCTCTGGAGGGACAACAGTGAACAGCAACCAGGGTTCCACCCACACGGAGAGCGGTCTGGAGGGAGAAGAGGGAGAAAAACAGGAGCACAACACAGCAGGAAACCTGACGGTGTGCCCTGCCTGAGGGCAAAAAGTGCCAGGGAAAAAATTAAACCAAAGCCAGGTAGAGAGTCCTGGCTGCAGAGGGCTGGGGAGGTCTGCTTTAAACGGGTGATCAGGAGGTGCCGTTGAGGTGTCCCCGAAGGAGGGGAGGAAATGAACCAGGACGGCATGAGGGAGGGTGTTCCGGGCAGGGGGGCAGCCTCACAAGTCCCTCTTCATCTTACGCAGGAGTGAGGGGGAGACGGGGTGAGGGTGGGCTGCAGCAGGAGGAGGAACCAAGTCGGCCACAGCGGTCCCAGGTGGCTAGACTTGGGGTCACTGAGAAGGTGCTCAGCACAGAGCTCACGTTCTAGCCTCACGTCACTCCCCTGGTCCCAGCTGTGTCCCCACCCGACTCAGGCTGCTCCCTGGCCCCCACCCTGGAGCTCCGTACTCTGGGCCAAACTGTTTCTCGGGCTTCCCTGGCTCGGTGGACATCAAACTCCCTCATTACATCCTGGGCCAGCAGCCTTGTCCCCACAGATTCTGGACAAAGTCTAAGTGCCAGGACTGAGCTGAGCCCTCGGTACCTACTCCCATATGGGCACCAACGGGAGGAGGCATTGGGGACACCTGGCGCTCGGGCACAGTGGCCCCCATTCAGCTCCAGCTCAGAATGGAGCTTCCTCGGCTTGAGAACTTGGCCTTTTCTCCTCCCTGCTCTGCCCCGTCAGAGTCCTCCACCTCTGGATTGGGATCACCACTGGGGTCCCCAGCCGTGGGCTCAGGAGCACCCTGGACTGAGGGCACGCAGATCACTGAGCCTCAGTTTGACCTCTGCCCCTGGCCGGACATGCTGAGTGCCCCAGACCCTCTGAGCCTGTGTCCTCACCCACAAACTAACTAACCACAAACATTCCCCCTCCCATGCCTGGCCATCTTCACAGGGTTGTGAGGTTAAAAGTAATAACATTTGTGAGAGTCCCTGGCCAGCTGTCTGGTACATAGTACGTCCTCAATAAACTCACTTCCTCCCAGTCATGTCCAGCAACATGACACCTCCCTGGAGGCCAGTCTCCTGCCTGGCCACCTCTGTCCCAGCAGTGGACAATATACATTTGAGGAATTCAGTTAAATGTTGAACATAATTCTGCTCATCACAAAACACACCCAGGTGGCTTATTAATGTGAAAATAACTTTCTTGCAAGGAAATTAAAGTGTTGGCAGAACAGATAAATACCTGGTTTGCTCAGGACTTTCTGCCATGTCCTGGGAAAACCTTCAGTCCCCAGCGTGCAGGGCTAGTGGGTCACCCTACCACCCACCTCACTAGGCTCAGCTTACCCTAGTTGGCCGTCTCAGGCTCCCAGGGCCAGCTTCCCTTTCTCGACTCCCTTGTGCCTGAAGGAAAAAAGGacaagagagggaagaggagggcgGGAGGGAGGGTGGCTTTTCCAGTCCTATCCTGGGCCTTACCCTGCAAGgtgccccacccaggtgtccccaCAGACAGCTctagtctctttttattttattttatttttttagttgtagatggatataatacctttattttatttacttggtgctgaggatcgaacccaatgcctcatccatgctaggcaagtgctccacccctgagctacagccccagcccagctctAATCTCTTTGACTGCTGCTGTCCACCCTGGTGCCCGTGGTCAGTTTATTACTCACTTTCTGTCCTTGTTCCTCAGAGCCCAGACACTGGGCTGCATGAATGAAGGCCTGGTGTCTCCAGTGCGGGAAGTGGGTTTGCATCCCAGGAGAGGAACTCCAAATTATGAGATTTGCAGTTTATGTAGAGCATCTGGGACGTTGGTCTATCTCGAGAGAGAgcagaagggaaggagggagtgacagaaagaaagagagagaaagagggagaactttATTCTCCAGCATGAATACATTTTCTccagggaggaaggggaaggcTATGAATCTCCCAGGAGGTAACAGTCTCTAGCTTCCAAGGCAAGACTGAGCACATTCACCCCGCACCCGCAGTGTTCCTCTCTCAATAGGCCTCTTTGCAAAAAAGGTGAAGAACTGAGAATTGTCTCCCAACAGAGAGGACAGAACATTCATGAAACAAACTAGTATGCCATCAGTAAAGAATGCctggaggaaagagagagagagagagagagagagagagagagagagagaatatgatcttgcaaattaaaaatattaaagaataaaaattcaaaagataGTAAAAGAAGAGGTAGAGAAAAATATGAGGAAATCTCCTAAAAGGCAGAGCAACCTGGACACAAAGACGGAAATGAGGAAAGATACGAAAAAGAGATGGATATGAAAGTTTCCACATCCAACTAATTGATAAGTTGTAGACAAAACGGAGGGAGGAAAAAGAATACAGAGAAGTAACTGTCAAGGTAGTAATCTGGTTTCCAGAGCTGAGGAGCATGGATCCCTATGGAAAGGGACTGGAGTGTGCAGGGGAGACAGGAGCCAGCCCCAGGCCAGGTGTGCCATGGAGGTAACCTTACCGGCTGTGAAGTGGCACTCAGGAGGGGCAGTGTCCTGAAGCCCTGGGGGTGTGATGGGGGCATTTGTGAATAACTTAAAACCAGCTGGTCTTGGACATTAGTAGGCCACGTTCCTTCCTCCTTTGTAGCTTCCCATCCACAGATTTGGAAGACCCCGAAGGTCACCCTTCCTTCTTCTCTGAGATCCTGCCCCTACCTCCCGCTGTGGCTGGCCCCCGCCCTGGGCTCCTGCCTTTCCTCTGGTCTTCTCACCAGCCCTGCTGGC
This region of Callospermophilus lateralis isolate mCalLat2 chromosome 6, mCalLat2.hap1, whole genome shotgun sequence genomic DNA includes:
- the Trem2 gene encoding triggering receptor expressed on myeloid cells 2, producing the protein MEPLWLLILLFVTESGGAPNTTVLQGVVGQSLQVSCPYDSTKHWGRRKAWCRQLDQEGPCQRVVSTHSLWLLAFLKKWNGSTAITDDALGGTLTITLRNLQDHDAGLYQCQSLRGSEADTLRKVLVQVLADPQDHQDTEDLWVPEESGSFEAVPVEHSISRETPFPPTSVLLLLAFIFLSKLLTAGALWVAAWRCQKLRSFPASGQGCGYDPGHRLQTLTGPADT